A genomic segment from Chitinophaga flava encodes:
- a CDS encoding nitrilase family protein — MKNIKVASAQFENKSGDKAYNLQQINDLAAKAAADGAQAIAFHECSVTGYTFARGLSREQMLDLAEFIPDGPSIQRLTAIAREHDIAILAGLFEKDAADKLYKAYVCVDKNGLVAKYRKLHPFINPYLTPGDEYVVFDLLGWKCGILICYDNNVIENVRATSLLGADIIFMPHVTMCTPSSRPGAGFVDPALWHNRAADPTSLRMEFDGLKGRSWLMKWLPARAYDNGVYVVFSNPIGMDDDQLKNGCSMILDPFGDIIGECRKLDNDYTVATLTPEKLQQAGGHRYRKARRPDLYRNVIGQEHTPEQKVVWLDNK, encoded by the coding sequence ATGAAGAATATTAAAGTTGCATCAGCTCAATTTGAGAACAAAAGCGGAGACAAAGCTTACAATCTTCAACAGATTAATGACCTGGCGGCCAAAGCAGCTGCCGATGGCGCACAGGCTATCGCCTTTCATGAATGTTCCGTTACCGGCTACACTTTCGCCCGGGGGCTCTCCCGGGAACAGATGCTGGACCTGGCAGAGTTTATTCCCGATGGCCCTAGTATCCAACGGCTGACTGCCATTGCCCGGGAACATGATATCGCTATCCTGGCGGGCCTGTTTGAAAAAGATGCGGCAGACAAATTATACAAAGCCTATGTGTGTGTGGATAAAAACGGACTGGTGGCCAAGTACCGCAAGCTGCATCCTTTCATCAACCCATATCTTACGCCTGGTGATGAATACGTAGTGTTTGATCTGCTGGGATGGAAATGTGGTATCCTGATCTGCTACGATAACAATGTCATTGAAAATGTAAGAGCTACCAGTCTGCTGGGCGCCGATATTATCTTTATGCCACATGTGACGATGTGTACGCCGTCTTCCCGTCCGGGTGCAGGTTTTGTAGACCCTGCTCTGTGGCACAACAGAGCTGCAGACCCTACCTCCCTGCGTATGGAATTTGATGGACTCAAAGGCCGCAGTTGGTTGATGAAATGGCTGCCGGCACGTGCCTACGATAATGGGGTATACGTAGTGTTCTCCAACCCTATTGGTATGGATGATGACCAGCTGAAAAACGGCTGCTCTATGATCCTCGATCCATTCGGCGATATCATCGGCGAATGCCGCAAGCTGGATAACGATTACACGGTGGCCACACTGACACCTGAAAAGCTGCAGCAGGCCGGCGGACACCGTTACCGCAAGGCTCGCCGCCCCGACCTGTACAGGAATGTTATCGGGCAGGAACATACGCCGGAACAGAAGGTGGTATGGCTGGACAATAAATAA
- a CDS encoding YdeI/OmpD-associated family protein: MDDKPTFFETSETFRQWLDKHHHKAEELLVGYYKVGSGKKSMSWSESVDEAICYGWIDGVRKSIDEERYCIRFTPRKHKSIWSAVNIKKVEDLTKAGRMMPAGIAAFNKREAERSAIYTYEQKEPVQLSEAYEQRIRANKKAWEFYQKMAPTYRKVTANWVMSGKQEATREKRLAELIRDSAAGTKVKKYNY; the protein is encoded by the coding sequence ATGGATGATAAACCCACATTTTTCGAAACGAGTGAAACATTCCGTCAATGGTTGGATAAACACCATCACAAAGCAGAAGAATTGCTGGTAGGATATTATAAGGTTGGTTCCGGTAAAAAAAGCATGTCATGGTCAGAATCGGTAGACGAAGCTATTTGTTATGGCTGGATAGATGGTGTCCGGAAATCTATTGATGAGGAGCGTTATTGTATTCGTTTTACGCCCCGTAAACATAAAAGTATCTGGAGTGCGGTCAATATCAAAAAAGTAGAAGACCTCACCAAAGCCGGTAGGATGATGCCTGCGGGCATCGCTGCCTTCAATAAGCGGGAGGCGGAGCGTTCGGCTATCTATACCTACGAACAAAAGGAGCCTGTCCAGCTTTCCGAAGCGTATGAACAACGTATCCGGGCCAATAAAAAAGCCTGGGAGTTTTACCAGAAAATGGCGCCTACCTACCGGAAGGTGACTGCCAACTGGGTGATGTCTGGCAAACAGGAGGCTACCCGGGAAAAACGCCTGGCAGAACTGATCCGCGACAGTGCAGCCGGAACAAAAGTGAAGAAATATAACTATTAA